A genome region from Arachidicoccus soli includes the following:
- a CDS encoding RNA-guided endonuclease TnpB family protein: MLKAYKYCLLPTEEQKQQLAKFFGSCRFVFNLGLETKMQAWTTARKHLTCIDLANQMKELKDTEATWLQECPSQTLQMSLRNLDNAYTQFFKGGGFPKFKSKHRKQSIQFPQGAKTDFENSIIFLPKLKNVTCIFHRQFKGEIKTVTVSRTSTGKYFVSILVENQKQLPKKKPVMQKTTVGIDMGVKTFATLSDGTTFDNPKHLRNNLRRLRVEQRKLSRRFKRGAKEQSKNFLKQKLVVAKLHEHIKNQREDYLHKASTHIIRSYNSICLEDLNIKGMMQNEKLALAIGEVGWHKFKTMLEYKAEWYGKNILYIGRFQPSSKLCSHCGHIFKELSLKDRSWTCQSCGTHHERDENAALNIKTFGLRIKPSTVNVSH; this comes from the coding sequence ATGCTCAAAGCCTACAAATATTGCCTCCTGCCTACCGAAGAACAAAAGCAACAACTGGCTAAGTTCTTTGGTAGCTGTCGTTTTGTTTTCAATCTTGGACTGGAAACAAAAATGCAAGCATGGACTACCGCACGTAAGCATTTAACCTGTATAGACCTTGCGAACCAGATGAAGGAACTGAAAGACACCGAAGCAACATGGTTGCAGGAGTGCCCTTCACAAACGCTTCAAATGAGTTTGAGAAACTTAGACAATGCCTACACCCAATTCTTTAAAGGTGGCGGCTTCCCTAAGTTTAAATCAAAGCATCGCAAACAATCCATACAGTTTCCGCAAGGTGCGAAAACAGACTTTGAGAACAGTATCATCTTCCTCCCGAAGCTGAAAAATGTAACCTGTATTTTTCATCGCCAATTTAAAGGCGAGATTAAAACAGTAACCGTTTCCAGGACTTCAACAGGCAAATACTTCGTAAGCATACTGGTTGAGAACCAAAAGCAGTTGCCGAAGAAAAAACCTGTAATGCAGAAAACAACCGTTGGAATAGATATGGGCGTGAAAACTTTTGCTACCCTTTCAGACGGAACAACCTTTGACAATCCAAAGCATCTAAGAAATAATCTTAGAAGGCTTCGGGTAGAACAAAGAAAGTTGAGCCGTAGATTTAAAAGGGGTGCGAAGGAGCAAAGCAAAAACTTCCTGAAACAAAAACTGGTAGTTGCTAAACTTCACGAGCACATCAAAAACCAACGTGAGGACTACTTACACAAAGCAAGTACGCACATCATTCGTTCTTACAACAGCATTTGCCTTGAAGATTTAAACATCAAAGGCATGATGCAAAACGAAAAACTTGCCCTTGCTATTGGTGAAGTAGGATGGCACAAATTCAAAACGATGCTGGAATACAAAGCCGAATGGTACGGAAAGAATATCCTGTACATCGGCAGGTTTCAACCATCGTCCAAATTGTGTTCACATTGCGGACATATTTTCAAAGAACTAAGTTTGAAGGACAGGTCTTGGACTTGTCAATCATGCGGCACTCATCACGAAAGAGATGAAAATGCCGCTTTGAATATTAAAACATTCGGGCTTCGGATAAAGCCTTCAACCGTTAACGTGAGCCATTAG